The genomic segment CCCCCAAGCTGGCCACACCCATTTCAACCCTACAGTGATCCTACCAATCTAATTTGCCTGTAAAGCCTTGCACAATAATTTATTCTGCCTTGTCTCCATTTCTCCAGTGCTTAGGAGACACATCACTCCTGCAGGCCACGGATGTTTGGGTTGCTGGGAATTTAGGAATTGTTCTGTAGAGTATAGACAAGATTTGATATTTTTACAGAGGAGAAGCCCTGGGTCTTAGATATTTCTCTATGAGgatatcatttcttttcttttgtacaGTGTATCATATACCTAAAAACAGTACTTCTATTCCTTGGGCATGGACCTGGGTAAAGACTACAGACTACGTTCCTGGAACTTAGAACCTTGAAGGTTTACCATGGGACTGCAGACAACCTCCTACCTTAGCTGTTCCCAGGGAACCCCAGGACAACTGCTGTTGCTGTAACTTGTGCTCCTAGTATAATTTGAAATGCAAACGAAAGTGCTGCCCTGTACATGTGGCTGTTTCTTGCCTGGAACAGCCCCATTCAGAAAGGTCCTTCTGAGTACAAGTGGCTAATAAACTTTGTGCTGACCTGGAAATGCTTTCTATCTGAACTTTGTTACTTCTCTTCTCACAAAGTCTCCAGTGTCCTTGAAGACACCAGCAGGCCATGTATGATCAAGGCCAGCAAACCATGACCTATCTTTCCATTACCTACCCCCTACCCCACCGAATGCCCCTCATCTTACTTCTTACATGTTTAGAGCAGCATTTCCTGTTCCTCAGATTCTCACAGCTGGTCTGTGAGCTATGAGCTGGGGGAGAAGTATATAACTTAACCCATTGTCACTCAGCTGTGGCAATGGGTGGCAAAAGCCACAATACGAACCTGGGTCTGTGTGACTCAAAAGCTCATGCCTTGCACTGTGactggaggaaggagaaggaaataaTCACCAacctcttcccctcctccctttcAGAGGTATTTTAGCTCCCCTTGGGTAATCAAACCCTCTGAAGGAACCCAGAGATGTCAAGGGAGGATACCATTAATTTGGAGGGTTTACCTTCATCTTCCTGGAATGCCCTTTCTCCTCTGACAGAGACCAGGGCTTCTGTCTTTGGCCAAATACACTCTTGGCCAAGAAAGCAGGGAAGGAAGCAGCAGATCAGCAAGAGAGGGGCCACACTTTCAGGTGCTGCTTCCTAATCTCAACCCCTTGTAATTCCATTCAGTTTGCTTAGCCATACAGGAATTAAGACCAAAAAGATCCCAGTTACTCTATATTCCAGGAAGTCATAAGGAATTAAGTATCTTGTCCCCACTGTAGCCAAAAGAGTAGAAGGATGCTGATTGTAGCCCCTAGgctctatttttccattttgtttttttcccaaccaAACCTAGAAATTAGACTCAGATGTCCACATATATGTCtttattaaaaaatgcataattcagtataaatacaataaataatccTCTCCAAACTGCTGCAATGAGGATAAATAATCCCAAATTTgctctttaaatttaaataatgaatacTCAACCTTGTCCTAGGTCAGTAACACAAGTCAGTCAGTACTGGTAATTTTTTAACATACGCAAGTCCCATTAGAATTAATGAGCCCACTTGTCTCACAGGTGCCTGGGCTGATAGATGGCACCTTGGCACTGCTGAGCCATGGAGATGTGGGTGCCATCCTGAAGCTGTCAGCCTTAGGGGCTCAGAGTTGCTCCATGGGCAAAGACCCGGGTGGCTGCAGCTATAAAGGCCTGCAGGCTGCGAAGGATCTTGAGGCGGAGAAGGAGGCGCTGCCACGGCTGGCTGGCACTGGGGCTTGGAGTCCGCTCAGTTTCCCAGTGGTGACCCTCTGGCTGAGAGGACACAGGACATAATCAGAAAGGACTCTAGATCCTTCATGCCCTAGACCCTGTCTCTTGACACCTGCCAGCCCCCATCCTCCAGGCCCCAAGTTCATACCTGCAAGAGTTGCCTGAGGCCTAGTAAGGAAGCCTGAAGCTGGCCTACTGGGCCATCAGGGAGTAGAGTAGGCTCCCCTGTGAAAATGTCTGAGCCCAGCAACTTCTCGTAAAAGACCAGGCCCTGGTGGATCCTTTGCAAGCAGGACttgggagaaaagaaagtgatGAAAGTAAACGGATATCCTTTTCCTACTACACTCACTGAAGTCTAACCCAGTTCTTGTCATTCTTAGACACTGccatggtctgaatgtttgtgtccacaCAGAATTCATGTTGAAATCCTGACCCCCACTGTGGTGATGGTATCAGGAGTTGGGACCTTGGGGAGGTGACTGGGTCATTAGGGTGGAGTCCTCTGAATGACATTAGTGGTGTTATAAAAGAGACCCACAGAGCTCCCTAGCCCCTTCCACCCTGTGAGGAGACCAGAAGTCTGCGACCTGGGAAAGGGCCCTCACGCAACCTgaacttggacttccagcctctggaacAGTGAGAAACAAGCTTGTTGCTTATAACCATAGACCAAATCTATAGTATGCTGTCATAGCGGGCCAAACATTCAAGGACAGGTAGAATTTTTACCAGTTCCCCATGGTGCCCAGCTGTGTCCCCAGTCCCCTCTTCCTTGTGGCTCCATCATGGTACCTGGCTGTTGTCCCTGAGTCCTTGGGGATCACAGCCGTCCGCACACTGGATATGAGGGGCCTCATTTGTAGTCTCATCATCTCCTTCTCTTGGTAGTTCCTGGGATGGAGGAGCGGGTAGGAAGAGTGAAGGAATAAGACAAGTACTGTGAACCCCACCTGGACTCAGGCCCTGActctcccaccaccaccctctCATCTCTGATGGCTTTCAGGCCTCCAGCTTCCCCCCAAGAGCAGTCTCCCTGCAGCCTTGGAGAGCAGGGACAGGCTCTTCTGTGGACCCAGGGCATCACTCACCACGTGTCCCATTGGTGGGTGTGCACTCCAGGCCAGTGTGCAGAGCTTCTGGGAGAGCTGCTGGCACTGATCCCAGGCGGGGCGACTATGCTCAGGCACAGTCTGGCCCTGCGCGGGCCAGACCAGCAGCGCCAGCAGCAGGGCTCTACTCCCCAGGATCCCCATGGCTTCTTACCAGTCGGCTTTGTGCTGCACAGGGCCCTGTGGATCCCTGCCCACTTCCCCTGGCTCCGAGCCTGCTCCTCTCTGTCCTGTGCCTCTCTGTTCACTGAGTCTCTGAGCTGCTTCCTGTTGTTTTCCTCCCCGTGTCTGGGAGTGTCTTTTtaaggtccctgcattttaagaCCCGCCCTTTCTACTGGCAGGTGACTCACAGCAGGTGGGATTTCCCTCCCAGCAACATCCCCGCCCTGGAGAGCCCAGGTATGCAGCCTCAGTTCCAGGGGAAATGAGTCGTGGTTGCTGTGGCTGGAGGCCTGGGATGGGATGTCTGTGTAATGCTCTTCAGGAATAGAAATGGCTGTGGAGAGGAGTGGGGTTAGgagtaacaaatatttaaatgatttagTCTCAAGTTCCTTCCTGTTTAACCTTTCCCCCATTTTTTTGCCTCTCAAAGCTACACCCCCACCCCTTCCTAATTTCCTTATCTCTTCCTGcctgaggaaaaaacaaaatagaagcatTAGTTTATCTCCCAATAGGATGTAAATTCAGTTTGGAATGAAGTTTGGTTCTCCCCTCCTGTCCTCACTCAAAAATAAGGGggcttctttttctcctctgggcACAGTGTTATTTTCACTGGGGGAGAATGGATGCCACTTAGGCCTTGCTGTGGGGGCCAGGAGGGCTCTTGGAGGCAGAGAAAGTTGTTACCAAGAACCATCTGATTCCTCAACCTCAGTGGCCCTAAGTTTCAGTTTCTGTGGGGTTCAAGTGATGGTTCTTTTGGGACACCAGTGTAAGCAAGGACTTGGAGTCCGGTTTAGATATTCCAGCCCCAAACCACTACCTGAAGGCTAGGAAGTCCAGGAGTTCTGGGTAGTTGGAGGTGTACAGAGTCAAGGACCAAGGCTGGTCCTTCAGCCCGTTGCATCCACTGGTAAACTCCACTGACACTGATTTCATCATCCTCCCTGATGCAACATCCAGTGAGACGGCTGAGGGTGAGGTTGGGCGTGGGAGTGCAGGGTGGTCTGGACCGGGACTGCCCCAACCCCAGTGGAGGGTCCCAGAACAATTTAGACGTCAGAATGAGGCCATGGATGACCACACAGATGGCTCCAAAAGCCTCCCCAAAGAGTTTTCCCCTTCAGCTCTGATAAATTTATTCTTCATAGAGGTCTCCCTGCATTCAGAACTCTTCAAAACTGCCCAATGGAACCTGTGATTCAGATATTATGACTGATAAATTAGTTTGGATAAAACATTTCCAGCATCAGAGAGGTTATCTCAGTTTAAGTGAGAAATGTTTGCCTCTCCCTACATTCATTCGATCTGAGTAAGGAAACCAGTGTATTTTGGGGGTGGAGTTTACTTCACTGGTGTATAATGTCTCCTAAGCTCTTCCTACCTCTAGTCCCAATTCTGGGAGCCCGAAAGGATAAGAGATgaaaggggaagaggaggaggaggaagcggTGCCTTGGCGGATGGAGTGAGTTGGAGGCATGGGGCTCTGCTGCTTTGTTTCACTTCCTGGTGTTTCATGAGTTGGGTAGGAAGCAAGGTTGGTGGGGTGACTGTGGGACTGTTGTGTGGCAGAACTGCTTTCAGGGCTAGATCTTGACCTGGGCTACAAGGATCCCCTGATGTCAGCAGGACCTCAACCGTTATGCAAATCACATTCACAAGACACTCCTAAGCAGTGGAATGAATGTCTTTCCAGTCGGATGCCCCTACTCCGGATTCAGATGAAGTTCCCTCAGGTAGCTGATGGCTAAAACATAGCCAACTCTCACGGTAGGCCAAGTCCTTGGTCTAAACActtttcatgtattaattgattCAATTCTCAAAACAATCTATGAGGTAGATACTACTGTTAtctccatattacagatgaggaaactgaggtgcagagaagttacttgcccaagatcacagagctaagTGGCAAGAATTCCAGTGTAGACAATCTGGCTTCAGATCTTGCATTCTCAATCACTGCATTTTCCCGGACACTGAGCATCCTTTATAAAGTAGCTAATTTAGCCCAGGTATCTCTGGCAATCTCCCACCCTCTACGTCTCATGGATCAGTGAAGTTTTTCTCAATTTGAGACCTCAATATGGAAATTTCTCAAAGTGTAGGAACTGTCTAGGTCTCTCAGCACCCATCTTTTTGCAAGATTTTAATTCTAGGGACCTGTGAAGTCAGATGAGTTTGAGAGACCCTCTTGAGTTTTTCTCTTGATATATGACCTCTGACAGTCTAGCACCCCTCTAAATCCTGGAAGTCTAGATTCTGGGGTCCTTTTATCAGTCTATTTACCAGCCTTTACTGAGAGACAGAAATGCTTTAAAACTGTACCCTCCATGACAAATTTCTCCCACCAAAGGCCCTCTGTGTGGCCTTTAAAAGCTGGGCTAAAGTGCCCTGGGAGACATCTCACAACCTGGCCCCATTCCAAAACAATTTAAGCGCAGAGTCAGGACCCAAGAATCCCTCATAACTGGTGACGCTGAATCTGTTGAGTTCGGGAGGACAAATGTCTCAATCCGCCGTGCTCACACCCCTCTGAGGGATAATGTCCAATTCCGAGAGCCAGGGGAATTTGATAGCTGAAGGGTCCTATTCCAGGGGGATGTTACCAGGGCCTCTGGGGAAATACTCTCAGATGGGAGTTTCTGACGGATGCCTTTAGATTGTAGAAGATGCAGATGCTTGGGCAGTGTTAGGAGCCTGGCTCtcgcttcctttttttctcctcccatgCCTGCAAATGATAGGAAGTGCCGGCGAGTTTCGGGGGCAACAGGGTCGGAGGCGGCGGAGCGGCTCACAATGGCACTGCGGAGAGGGGATGGACTGGGCCACGCTGGGAATACCCAGCGGGCGGTTCCCAGCGCTTCCccgtgggtgggtgggtgggggcgtCTAATGCAGGCTCCTAAAGTTTGTAGGGTGCATGAAGGTTCGTTTCCTAAACTGTTCCTAAACTGGGCTCTCTAATCTTGCCCAAAGAAGGGCTCAGAAAGCAGCGCCGCTCCCAAGGTCGGCGCCC from the Manis javanica isolate MJ-LG chromosome 11, MJ_LKY, whole genome shotgun sequence genome contains:
- the IL23A gene encoding interleukin-23 subunit alpha isoform X1, translated to MGILGSRALLLALLVWPAQGQTVPEHSRPAWDQCQQLSQKLCTLAWSAHPPMGHVELPREGDDETTNEAPHIQCADGCDPQGLRDNSQSCLQRIHQGLVFYEKLLGSDIFTGEPTLLPDGPVGQLQASLLGLRQLLQPEGHHWETERTPSPSASQPWQRLLLRLKILRSLQAFIAAATRVFAHGATLSP
- the IL23A gene encoding interleukin-23 subunit alpha isoform X2 produces the protein MGILGSRALLLALLVWPAQGQTVPEHSRPAWDQCQQLSQKLCTLAWSAHPPMGHVELPREGDDETTNEAPHIQCADGCDPQGLRDNSQSCLQRIHQGLVFYEKLLGSDIFTGEPTLLPDGPVGQLQASLLGLRQLLQRVTTGKLSGLQAPVPASRGSASFSASRSFAACRPL